One part of the bacterium genome encodes these proteins:
- a CDS encoding YtxH domain-containing protein — protein MTERRDFAVGIFIGGMIGLALGLLFAPQAGGETRDRIRREGERIRDRAKTTADDVADQARRAAGDFADRVRAGADEFVSRARDAADDVVARGRSAFEERADRLRRAFDAGHDTAGGTMEERTHFGEPEN, from the coding sequence ATGACCGAACGCCGTGACTTCGCTGTCGGAATATTCATTGGCGGGATGATCGGACTGGCGCTCGGACTGCTGTTCGCACCTCAGGCCGGCGGCGAGACGCGCGACCGCATCCGCCGCGAGGGCGAGCGAATCCGTGACCGCGCCAAGACCACGGCCGACGACGTCGCCGACCAGGCGCGCCGCGCAGCCGGAGACTTCGCCGACCGCGTGCGCGCGGGCGCCGACGAGTTCGTGTCCCGGGCGCGGGACGCGGCGGACGACGTGGTGGCGCGCGGTCGCTCCGCGTTTGAGGAGCGGGCGGACCGGTTGCGCCGCGCGTTCGACGCCGGACACGACACCGCGGGCGGCACGATGGAGGAGCGCACCCACTTTGGCGAGCCGGAGAATTGA
- a CDS encoding ATP-binding protein, translating to MAPLGQTREGQERVEIAIPVRPEFVSVARLTAATVAARQGFTYDEIEDLKIAVGEACTALIVAGPDATRPLTTAFVLAPGSIEVLVSARVPAPAWARDGAGTPQGGEPIDESRLGMFLMQCLVDEVDAHHDNASGLTELRLLKRRQG from the coding sequence GTGGCGCCCTTGGGGCAGACGCGCGAAGGTCAGGAACGCGTCGAGATCGCCATTCCGGTACGGCCGGAATTCGTCAGCGTGGCCCGGCTGACCGCGGCCACCGTCGCGGCGCGGCAGGGGTTCACCTACGACGAGATCGAGGACCTCAAGATCGCGGTCGGCGAGGCCTGCACGGCGCTGATCGTGGCCGGGCCGGACGCGACCAGGCCGCTCACTACCGCGTTTGTGCTCGCGCCGGGGTCGATCGAAGTGCTCGTGTCCGCGCGGGTGCCGGCGCCGGCCTGGGCGAGGGACGGGGCGGGCACGCCGCAGGGAGGCGAGCCGATCGACGAGAGCCGCCTCGGCATGTTCCTCATGCAGTGTCTCGTCGACGAGGTCGACGCGCATCACGACAACGCCTCCGGCCTAACCGAACTGCGGCTCCTGAAGCGCCGCCAGGGCTAG
- the mnmA gene encoding tRNA 2-thiouridine(34) synthase MnmA: MARVAVAMSGGVDSSVAAALLVEAGHEVVGFTMNLWPEWVPPADDGPGCCGLGAIDDARAVARTLGIPHYVLNLREPFEHAVIREFAGEYARGRTPNPCIACNRAIKFALLLDRVRALGMERLATGHYARIEHGPGAAVRLLRAVDRHKDQSYVLAGVARGRLAHALFPVGTYAKREIRAIARRHGLGVAEKPDSQEICFVPRGDHGAVVARYAPHALRPGPIYDRDGRQVGEHRGVARYTLGQRRGLGASTGGARYVVEIDQARNALHVGGAEALRCRELVAADANWIALDGLHGRRAVTARLRHGGADVPALLEPAGDRVRVTFPEPPRAAAPGQAIAFYDGDLVLGGAVIDEVRMDGGGGDGGYAVGR, translated from the coding sequence GTGGCGCGCGTCGCGGTCGCGATGAGCGGGGGGGTCGACAGTTCCGTGGCGGCGGCCCTGCTCGTCGAGGCGGGACACGAAGTCGTGGGCTTTACGATGAACCTGTGGCCGGAGTGGGTGCCGCCGGCCGACGACGGACCCGGCTGTTGCGGGCTAGGCGCGATCGACGATGCCCGAGCGGTGGCGCGTACCCTCGGCATCCCGCACTACGTGCTCAACCTGCGCGAGCCCTTCGAGCACGCCGTGATCCGCGAGTTCGCCGGCGAGTATGCGCGCGGCCGTACGCCCAATCCCTGCATCGCCTGCAACCGCGCGATCAAGTTCGCGTTGCTGCTCGATCGGGTCCGCGCGCTCGGCATGGAGCGGCTTGCCACCGGCCACTACGCGCGGATCGAGCACGGCCCGGGCGCCGCCGTCCGCCTGCTGCGCGCGGTCGACCGGCACAAGGACCAGTCGTACGTGCTCGCGGGCGTCGCGCGGGGCCGGCTGGCGCACGCGCTCTTCCCAGTCGGGACGTACGCGAAGCGGGAGATCCGGGCGATCGCCCGCCGGCACGGCCTCGGCGTCGCCGAAAAGCCCGACAGCCAGGAGATCTGCTTCGTGCCGCGCGGCGACCACGGCGCGGTCGTGGCCCGCTACGCCCCGCACGCGCTGCGGCCGGGCCCGATCTACGACCGCGACGGCCGACAGGTCGGTGAGCACCGCGGTGTCGCGCGGTACACGCTGGGGCAGCGCCGGGGTCTCGGCGCGTCGACGGGCGGCGCGCGGTACGTCGTCGAGATCGACCAGGCGCGCAACGCGCTCCACGTCGGCGGCGCGGAGGCGCTGCGTTGCCGGGAACTCGTCGCGGCCGACGCGAACTGGATCGCCCTGGACGGCCTGCACGGCCGTCGCGCCGTCACGGCGCGTCTCCGGCACGGCGGCGCCGACGTCCCGGCCCTGCTGGAGCCCGCCGGCGACCGGGTGCGCGTGACGTTTCCGGAGCCGCCCCGCGCGGCCGCGCCCGGACAGGCGATTGCCTTTTACGACGGCGACCTCGTGCTCGGCGGCGCGGTGATCGACGAGGTCCGGATGGACGGCGGGGGCGGAGACGGCGGGTATGCCGTCGGTCGCTGA
- a CDS encoding SigB/SigF/SigG family RNA polymerase sigma factor, with translation MATRRKGRRLLDKEQVRALFQRFQDARSPEIREELTLAHESLAIYLARKFADRGEPLDDIIQVAQIGLLKAIDRYDPTRGIEFTTYATPTIVGEIKRHFRDKLWAIRVPRRLRELNYTLMRAIEDLSQRLGRSPTIPEIAQFTGVDFEDVISALEVGRAYSLVSLDAETSDGDEEHSVSLLESVGDEDEALERLEDRATLDWALARLPERAQQIIRMRFFDDLSQAEIARRLGISQMHVSRILREALARLRALVTDRRPSPEDS, from the coding sequence TTGGCAACGCGCCGCAAGGGCCGCCGGCTCCTGGACAAGGAACAGGTCCGGGCCCTCTTCCAAAGGTTCCAGGACGCCCGCAGCCCCGAGATCCGCGAGGAGCTGACGCTCGCGCACGAGAGCCTGGCGATCTATCTCGCGCGCAAGTTCGCGGACCGCGGCGAGCCGCTCGACGATATCATTCAGGTCGCCCAGATCGGCCTCCTGAAAGCGATCGACCGCTACGATCCGACCCGGGGCATCGAGTTCACCACGTACGCCACGCCGACGATCGTCGGCGAGATCAAGCGCCACTTCCGCGACAAGCTGTGGGCGATCCGCGTGCCGCGGCGTCTCCGCGAGCTCAACTATACGCTGATGCGCGCGATCGAAGATCTCTCCCAACGGCTCGGCCGCTCGCCGACGATTCCGGAGATCGCGCAGTTCACCGGGGTCGACTTCGAAGACGTTATCTCCGCGCTCGAGGTCGGCCGCGCCTACAGCCTGGTGTCGCTCGACGCGGAAACCAGCGACGGCGACGAAGAGCACAGCGTTTCGCTGCTCGAGTCGGTGGGGGACGAGGACGAAGCCCTCGAACGGCTGGAGGACCGTGCCACCCTGGACTGGGCCCTTGCGCGGCTTCCCGAGCGGGCCCAGCAGATCATCCGGATGCGCTTCTTCGACGATCTCTCGCAGGCCGAGATCGCGCGCCGGCTCGGTATCTCGCAGATGCACGTCTCCCGGATCCTCCGCGAGGCGCTCGCGCGGCTGCGCGCGCTGGTCACCGACCGCCGCCCGTCCCCCGAAGATTCGTGA